The window ACAGGAACCGTTTTTGGTTCAGCAGGCATTTCCTGGGTGGACTGAGTTATTACAAGAGTGGGAATACCCTCAGGTTCAGCGGTCCAGGTTGGCGCAACGAGAATTTCTTCGATGATTCCGAGAATCATGAAAGTCCACATCAGGCGGCAAGTTTCAAAATTGCTCAACGTGGAAATTTGCAATACTTCTTCCAGAGTTCTGGGACGATCGAAAAGATCAAGAATCGCTTCCATTTCGCGCGTGAGTGTCATCTTTCGCACAACCGGCGTCCACCCTTCCCGTTTGCGATACACGATATCTAATGCAGGAAGGGCTTGCCGAACCCAGGACCAGCGCCAGACACGTTGCATTCCATTCATGATGAGATCGGGAGCCGAAAGATTCAAAGTGATCACTTCTTTTTGAGACAGAGGTCCGGGATGAAAATCGAATTTCCCGTTATCCCAATCAAAGGCTCCGTAAACGATTTCCTTGATTTGATCGATGACCGCCTGATAAAGGTCGTTCGGCTGAATGATTCCATCCAGTACGAAGACAGTTCCGAGTCTTTTGCTGGAATCTACTTTGGGAGCGCATTCCTCAAGCTGCCGGTACGTGACTTTATTTTGCCGTAAAAGCAGCACACCCAGCCGCTCATCCGGATCATTGGATGCGGCAAAAACAATTTTGCCTTCTTCAAAGTAAAGAATTTTTTCTAAGTGCTGACGTTTAAGGTAGAGTGTTCCAGTTTCTTTGCGGCGTGAAAGATTATTAATGATCTCCGGTACGCGAATCTCTTCAATGGTTCCCTGATAGACCGGAGGATACTCCATCGCTTCTATTGTACCTGATTCAACTTTTGTTGCGCTTCAAAACTTACTGCGGAATCCTTGTATTCGTTCACAATTTTTTGATACGTTTCTCTGGCATCTTTCTTCTTACCGGCCTTTTCGTAAGTTTCTGCCAATTGCAGCCACAAATATTCTACCGGAACCTGAGGTTTATTCGGTTTGAGTGCTTCCTTCAAAGATGTGATTGCCTGATCTGGTTTGTTTGTTTTGCTGTAAAGGTCGGCCAGGGCCATACGCGACTGATAATACAGCAAATTCCTATCGGAAATTTTTGTGCTCTGTTTGAGGTTTTGTTCGGACTTTGCAAAGTCTTTCATATAAAAATAACAAACACCGGCAAGGTATCGGGCCATATCAGCGGCTGGAGTGTTTCCGTAATCTGCGATGACTTTCTCGAAATCCTTTGCCGCCGCGCTATACTTCTCCGCATCGGAGTTGAAATTGTAAACAGGTTTGGGCGTATTCGGATCGGTCTGTGGTCCGACGGGAGAATTGAACTTTTCAAGCCCCTGGCCCAGAAGATTCTGACTTGCTTCCTGTTGCCTTTTTTCGTAAAAGAACCACGAAAACGCGATCGCAGCAACTGCGATCACTATGATAATAATGTAAAGCACTTCGCGTCCGTGAAGTGAGACAGACTTCACCGCCTCCGCAACTTTTGTCCGGACTTCATCTTGTTTCAGATCCCTACGATGCAATTTAGTCATTGAAATTTACCAATCCTCTTTCTCAAACCTGATCCCTGTCTCCATTGCCACAGATTTCACATCCGCAACTGATGCATGACTGCCGCAAGCCAGAATGATTGTTGAGCGGTTACGGAAACGTTCACGAAAATCCCTATTCAACAACGAAGCAGGCAACACAGCTTCGCCTTTTAACGGCAAACGCAGTAAATGGCGCAATAAGTTCCCTGCTCTCCCCTTGCCAATCGCTGTATGATTCCAGGCGCCGGCATTCGGACGGCTTACAGTAGGAACGTACAGGAAATCGATATTCCCCGCGGCTGCTAGTTCTGACAGTTCCTTATAATATCCCAATTCCTCAAATTTACGGCTTCCGTGA is drawn from bacterium and contains these coding sequences:
- a CDS encoding DUF4388 domain-containing protein, translated to MEYPPVYQGTIEEIRVPEIINNLSRRKETGTLYLKRQHLEKILYFEEGKIVFAASNDPDERLGVLLLRQNKVTYRQLEECAPKVDSSKRLGTVFVLDGIIQPNDLYQAVIDQIKEIVYGAFDWDNGKFDFHPGPLSQKEVITLNLSAPDLIMNGMQRVWRWSWVRQALPALDIVYRKREGWTPVVRKMTLTREMEAILDLFDRPRTLEEVLQISTLSNFETCRLMWTFMILGIIEEILVAPTWTAEPEGIPTLVITQSTQEMPAEPKTVPVEMPVVPEGPTLKMEMREQPAEGEQILPFEVEVEIEEPAPAAAKEEEPPIERQAPPAKEQAPPAEEQLPAVQEPAPHVKESLSTAEGASQATEKAQAGTLPSDDLEELLLEPVPFSELSFSDLSELTETEKAVERVVKEESPALQAWETEIQPQLKEFNELHRYIFEMVTLEQANVTNTFLSKAFKKASVKFPLVFEGVSMNEFGEFAEPVLLANIQGNLVQDYQTALDFLINEERSMINLFLEMKRATAIENGVKRILERRNRALT
- a CDS encoding tetratricopeptide repeat protein produces the protein MTKLHRRDLKQDEVRTKVAEAVKSVSLHGREVLYIIIIVIAVAAIAFSWFFYEKRQQEASQNLLGQGLEKFNSPVGPQTDPNTPKPVYNFNSDAEKYSAAAKDFEKVIADYGNTPAADMARYLAGVCYFYMKDFAKSEQNLKQSTKISDRNLLYYQSRMALADLYSKTNKPDQAITSLKEALKPNKPQVPVEYLWLQLAETYEKAGKKKDARETYQKIVNEYKDSAVSFEAQQKLNQVQ